One window from the genome of Musa acuminata AAA Group cultivar baxijiao chromosome BXJ1-4, Cavendish_Baxijiao_AAA, whole genome shotgun sequence encodes:
- the LOC135653240 gene encoding ferredoxin-thioredoxin reductase, variable chain-like — MPTPVTTISTASAAALASFLLCRSPPSAAPTSPRPLPASASSRPAVVLAVRALASRRVVSCQVALSSDLSSGIEEEELLAAAMVGKRVRVKVPLKVYHVMKAPDLDLDGSEGVIKQYVGVCKGKRISANLPFKVEFEINVEGQVRPVKFFAHLREDEFEYLSSD, encoded by the coding sequence ATGCCGACACCGGTCACCACCATCTCCACCGCATCCGCCGCCGCCCTCGCCTCTTTCCTCTTATGTCGTTCCCCTCCCTCCGCTGCCCCGACCTCTCCTCGTCCTCTACCAGCTAGCGCCTCCTCCCGGCCCGCGGTGGTCCTCGCCGTGCGCGCCTTGGCCTCCAGGCGGGTTGTCTCGTGCCAGGTCGCCCTCTCTTCCGACCTCTCCTCGGGTATAGAAGAGGAGGAGCTGCTGGCGGCGGCTATGGTTGGGAAAAGGGTCCGGGTTAAGGTGCCCCTGAAGGTTTACCACGTGATGAAGGCGCCCGACCTGGATCTGGACGGCTCGGAAGGGGTAATCAAGCAGTATGTTGGGGTTTGTAAAGGGAAGAGGATCTCCGCCAATCTCCCGTTCAAGGTCGAGTTCGAGATCAACGTGGAAGGCCAGGTCCGCCCTGTCAAGTTCTTCGCCCATCTCAGGGAGGATGAGTTCGAGTATTTGTCCTCGGATTGA
- the LOC103968337 gene encoding uncharacterized protein At1g65710 encodes MGLCFSKKKASSRNSHASKAIPNEKKVEKPSGAAVESAAVQKQAVVIIQNARKSAAESAAADEKVDKKGETPTNKVDRKVETCGADPVLVVPVVEEFRPTTVVGSSSCTKEELDAILIQCGRLSRSSSGNASNGNGGGHRKYSGSKRSYDFDSEKKAEEEEEECGEKPVSRPSPHRRTPGRERSGSRERGGGGGGGRRVSRSPGRCTEVPASPVATSERSRQPAKMVAVPARDKRRGVSPAAPNKRGRETGAVRSASPQPRSPASTTRISNDNASYRAPPPNQPQSLSRSSSRKAEQSPCRRSPMKEVNENILNRTNQNVNKKIRGGEEGMQKLSQPRTQKLSENGAQVSKGFQKNGAAKAVTNAVKSSNPVTDCVREQLMGCRGRDAPAAEEETEKASAKVEVQNPRTITRTRSSRRSSRDLDHALGLNQEALLNPNPYASLLLEDIQNQHPDAAFSVPACVSKAFSIVEAVADLNSGSSENRSYAGDRFSHNNGSLDGRHGRRGLATEQPFVETEIVAKDDLLEPSLHRYVTMTDLGVGDVEPQESAGSNSVVGQPWASPWEPTNSVDSTDQCWTSRSNNGDEVEQEARLSSSSYGGLYQWQQQPQESETRVRRPWAGSSENKRDCYRRTPLHPAGAGAKTGSRSCSLPVSAAAAAAATT; translated from the exons ATGGGTCTTTGTTTCAGCAAGAAGAAGGCGTCTTCGCGCAATAGTCATGCATCCAAAGCAATCCCAAATGAGAAGAAAGTGGAAAAGCCGTCTGGAGCTGCGGTAGAATCGGCCGCTGTGCAGAAGCAAGCGGTTGTCATCATCCAGAACGCGAGGAAGAGTGCCGCTGAATCTGCTGCGGCCGATGAGAAGGTGGATAAGAAAGGCGAGACGCCGACGAACAAGGTCGACAGAAAAGTCGAGACTTGTGGCGCCGACCCGGTCTTGGTGGTGCCGGTGGTGGAGGAATTCAGGCCGACTACAGTCGTCGGGAGCTCGAGCTGCACCAAGGAGGAATTGGACGCTATTCTGATCCAGTGCGGTCGCCTCAGCCGCAGTTCGTCGGGGAATGCCTCGAACGGGAACGGGGGTGGCCACAGGAAGTACTCGGGCTCGAAGCGAAGCTATGATTTTGACAGTGAGaagaaggcggaggaggaggaggaggagtgtgGGGAGAAGCCCGTGTCGAGGCCCTCCCCTCACCGGAGAACTCCCGGCAGGGAGCGGTCCGGGAGCAGGGAgaggggaggcggcggcggcggaggacggAGGGTGAGCCGGTCACCCGGGAGGTGCACGGAAGTCCCGGCTTCGCCTGTCGCCACCAGCGAGAGATCGAGGCAGCCAGCGAAGATGGTGGCTGTCCCGGCGCGAGATAAGAGGAGGGGAGTCTCCCCTGCTGCCCCTAACAAGAGAGGCCGCGAGACAGGAGCCGTGAGGAGCGCTTCACCTCAGCCGCGATCGCCGGCGAGTACTACTCGGATCTCCAATGATAATGCTTCCTACCGCGCTCCGCCACCAAACCAGCCGCAGTCCCTCAGCCGGAGCTCATCGAGGAAGGCTGAGCAGTCGCCTTGCCGAAGGAGTCCAATGAAGGAAGTCAATGAGAACATCCTCAATAGAACCAACCAAAACGTCAACAAGAAGATAAGAGGAGGGGAGGAAGGGATGCAGAAGCTGAGCCAACCTCGAACCCAG AAATTAAGCGAAAATGGTGCTCAAGTGAGCAAAGGTTTTCAGAAGAATGGAGCTGCGAAAGCGGTAACAAACGCGGTCAAGAGCAGCAATCCGGTAACCGACTGCGTCCGCGAGCAGCTCATGGGCTGCAGAGGGAGAGATGCACCAGCAGCAGAAGAAGAGACAGAGAAAGCATCAGCCAAGGTGGAGGTCCAGAATCCGAGGACCATCACAAGAACCAGATCCTCCAGGAGATCATCCAGAGACCTCGACCATGCTCTCGGACTGAACCAAGAGGCCTTGCTCAATCCAAATCCCTACGCTTCCTTGCTTCTCGAGGACATCCAGAACCAGCATCCCGACGCAGCCTTTTCCGTCCCCGCTTGCGTCTCCAAGGCCTTCTCCATCGTTGAAGCCGTGGCCGATCTCAACTCCGGCTCTTCCGAGAACAGGAGCTACGCCGGAGACAGATTCAGCCACAACAACGGCTCGCTCGACGGGCGGCATGGACGGAGAGGTTTGGCAACGGAACAGCCGTTCGTGGAGACGGAGATAGTCGCAAAGGACGATCTTTTGGAGCCAAGCCTCCATAGATACGTTACAATGACGGACTTGGGTGTTGGTGACGTAGAGCCTCAGGAATCTGCAGGGAGCAACAGCGTCGTCGGTCAGCCCTGGGCTTCCCCGTGGGAGCCTACTAATTCCGTCGATTCCACCGACCAATGCTGGACTTCGAGATCGAACAACGGCGACGAGGTGGAGCAGGAAGCCAGACTGAGCTCGTCAAGCTACGGCGGTCTATACCAGTGGCAGCAGCAGCCACAAGAATCTGAAACCCGAGTTAGAAGGCCTTGGGCCGGGTCGAGTGAGAACAAGAGAGACTGTTACCGCCGTACTCCGCTTCACCCAGCCGGCGCCGGCGCAAAGACTGGTAGCCGGTCTTGCTCGCTTCcagtttctgctgctgctgctgctgctgcgaccACATAG
- the LOC135653245 gene encoding WAT1-related protein At3g02690, chloroplastic-like codes for MSAAAFFLLHPHLGLLSSPPNPNVAFSSSSSHLKLRVRVRTPTPRTLARCSTRESPMPPRPDVDYPAAVDCVGTGADVECYAVDAADEGDQLLPPPKNPPLSFEIARGGDEGDPVAGLLGKALDWALLVSPFFFWGTAMVAMKGVIPKTGPFFVSAVRLIPAGAVLIGFAAARGRKLPAGSLAWLSIFLFGVVDAACFQGFLAEGLQKTAAGLGSVIIDSQPLTVAILAAILFGESIGAIGVAGLVLGVIGLLLLEVPALSFEGSNSTIWGSGEWWMLLAAQSMAIGTVMVRWVSKYSDPVMATGWHMVIGGLPLLFISVLNHDPAMNGRLVDLTSSDILALCYTSLFGCAISYGVFFYNATRGSLTRLSSLTFLTPMFASIFGYLYLGETFSPLQLVGALVTILAIYMVNYRGISDKA; via the exons ATGTCAGCGGCCGCGTTCTTCCTTCTCCATCCCCATCTCGGTCTTCTGTCCTCCCCACCAAACCCCAATGtggccttctcctcttcctcctcccatcTCAAGCTCAGGGTTAGGGTTAGGACTCCTACCCCAAGAACCCTCGCCCGCTGCAGCACCAGGGAGAGCCCCATGCCGCCCCGCCCCGATGTGGACTACCCCGCCGCCGTCGACTGCGTCGGCACCGGCGCTGACGTTGAGTGCTACGCGGTGGACGCCGCCGATGAGGGTGATCAGCTGCTGCCCCCGCCCAAGAACCCCCCGTTGAGCTTCGAGATCGCCCGAGGCGGCGACGAGGGGGATCCCGTCGCCGGGTTGCTCGGGAAGGCTTTGGATTGGGCGCTTCTGGTGTCACCCTTCTTCTTCTGGGGCACGGCCATGGTGGCCATGAAGGGGGTGATTCCCAAGACGGGGCCTTTCTTCGTCTCTGCGGTCCGGCTGATCCCCGCTGGGGCGGTCTTGATTGGTTTTGCCGCGGCCAGGGGAAGGAAGCTGCCGGCGGGTTCTCTGGCGTGGCTGTCCATCTTCTTGTTTGGGGTTGTGGACGCTGCGTGCTTTCAG GGATTTCTTGCCGAAGGATTGCAAAAGACAGCCGCTGGATTGGGCAGT GTTATAATCGATTCACAACCTTTAACAGTTGCCATACTTGCTGCAATCTTATTTGGAGAATCAATTGGTGCCATTGGAGTTGCAGGGCTCGTACTTGGTGTTATTGGGCTTCTTCTCCTGGAG GTTCCAGCACTTTCATTTGAGGGAAGCAATTCAACAATATGGGGCAGTGGAGAATGGTGGATGCTTCTTGCAGCTCAAAGTATGGCAATAGGAACTGTCATGGTCCGCTGGGTGTCCAAGTATTCTGATCCTGTCATGGCAACTGGATGG cacATGGTTATTGGTGGGCTTCCGCTTTTGTTTATTTCTGTACTCAATCATGATCCTGCTATGAATGGGAGATTAGTAGATCTTACATCCAGTGATATTCTAGCTCTTTGCTACACATCCTTATTTGGATGTGCAATCAGCTATGGTGTATTTTTCTACAATGCAACCAGAG GTAGCTTGACGAGGCTCAGCTCCCTCACATTTTTAACTCCAATGTTTGCTTCAATTTTTGG GTACCTATACCTTGGTGAAACGTTCTCACCATTGCAGTTGGTTGGTGCTTTAGTTACTATACTAGCTATTTATATGGTGAACTACCGTGGCATATCTGACAAAGCATGA
- the LOC103983387 gene encoding alpha-galactosidase, translating into MARLGGEATLTSRLLFFFLLSTAVMGGSATMETRRSVLGNGLGRTPPMGWNSWNHFHCNINEQLIRETADALVHTGLAGLGYRYVNIDDCWGEANRDYQGNLVAKRSTFPSGIKSLADYVHAKGLKLGIYSDAGSQTCSRTMPGSLGYEQHDATTFASWGVDYLKYDNCNNPGTRPRERYAKMSYALRNSGRNIFFSLCEWGVDNPATWASGVGNSWRTTGDIYDSWGSMTSRADENNRWASYAGPGGWNDPDMLEVGNGGMSTEEYRSHFSIWALVKAPLLIGCDVRTISGDALEILSNSEVIAVNQDYLGVQGKKVFGGGSEEVWAGRLSGGKVAVVLWNRGSSRATITARWSDIGLSSSTVVSVRDLWARATIGSVRGQLAATVAPHACKMYVLTPR; encoded by the exons ATGGCTAGACTTGGAGGTGAGGCAACGTTGACATCCCgcctactcttcttcttcttgctatcGACGGCGGTGATGGGTGGCAGCGCGACGATGGAGACAAGGAGAAGTGTTCTGGGGAATGGCCTCGGCAGAACTCCTCCCATGGG GTGGAACAGCTGGAACCATTTCCACTGCAACATCAACGAGCAGCTCATCAGAGAGACTG CTGATGCATTGGTGCATACTGGACTTGCAGGGCTGGGTTATCGCTACGTTAACATag ATGATTGCTGGGGAGAAGCCAATAGAGACTACCAG GGAAATTTAGTTGCTAAGCGATCAACATTTCCTTCCGGCATAAAATCTCTTGCAGATTACGTGCATGCAAAAGGACTGAAGCTTGGAATCTATAGTGATGCAGG GTCACAGACATGCAGCAGAACTATGCCTGGGTCCCTCGGATATGAACAACATGATGCAACGACGTTTGCCTCCTGG GGGGTTGATTACTTGAAGTATGACAACTGCAACAACCCTGGTACTAGGCCAAGAGAAAG GTATGCCAAGATGAGCTACGCTCTTCGGAATTCTGGAAGGAACATTTTCTTCTCCCTTTGCGAGTG GGGTGTAGATAACCCAGCAACCTGGGCGAGCGGTGTAGGCAACAGTTGGAGGACGACAGGCGACATCTACGATAGCTGGGGCAG CATGACATCGCGCGCCGATGAGAACAACAGATGGGCATCCTATGCCGGGCCTGGTGGTTGGAATG ATCCAGACATGCTGGAAGTAGGAAATGGTGGCATGTCAACGGAGGAGTATCGATCGCATTTTAGTATATGGGCATTGGTCAAG GCTCCTTTGTTGATTGGATGTGATGTGAGGACGATTAGCGGAGATGCATTGGAGATACTGAGCAACTCAGAGGTCATTGCAGTCAATCAAG ACTACCTTGGAGTTCAAGGGAAGAAGGTATTCGGAGGAGGCAGCGAAGAG GTTTGGGCGGGTCGGTTGAGTGGAGGGAAGGTGGCTGTGGTCCTCTGGAACAGAGGAAGCTCGCGGGCGACGATCACAGCGAGATGGTCCGACATCGGCCTCTCGTCCTCCACCGTCGTCAGTGTTCGTGATCTTTGGGCG CGTGCGACCATCGGGTCTGTTCGAGGGCAGCTCGCTGCGACGGTGGCTCCTCATGCGTGCAAGATGTACGTTCTGACGCCGCGGTAG
- the LOC135587082 gene encoding glutathione transferase GST 23-like: MADQKSKGVKLYGTSFNGHTTMVECALRLKGVAYEYVEEDRKNKSEALLKLNPVHKQVPVLVVDGKPIAESQIILQHIDDVWKDPPHLPEDPYKRAKVRFWVDFVNKKVVPIMHTIVTLKGDEQKTAADEFGGYLQTMEDGIREELWTGGPFINGDNPGLLDVVMGSSYTWIKFIEAVAGVKLAKREETPLLCSSMEAFVELDAVKELMTPPEVLLQSRGNPGAKTTATSDD, encoded by the exons ATGGCGGATCAGAAGAGCAAGGGCGTCAAGCTGTACGGGACCTCGTTCAATGGCCACACCACCATGGTGGAATGCGCCCTCAGGCTGAAGGGCGTGGCGTACGAGTACGTGGAGGAGGACCGCAAGAACAAGAGCGAGGCGCTTCTCAAGCTCAACCCCGTGCACAAGCAGGTGCCGGTTCTTGTGGTGGATGGTAAGCCCATAGCTGAGTCGCAAATCATCCTGCAGCACATCGATGATGTGTGGAAGGACCCTCCCCATCTCCCGGAAGACCCTTACAAGCGAGCCAAGGTCCGATTTTGGGTAGATTTCGTCAACAAAAAG GTTGTGCCAATTATGCATACCATCGTAACCTTGAAAGGCGATGAGCAGAAGACGGCAGCGGACGAGTTCGGAGGGTATCTGCAGACCATGGAGGACGGCATCCGAGAGGAGCTGTGGACTGGAGGTCCGTTCATCAACGGAGACAACCCCGGACTCCTCGACGTGGTGATGGGTTCGAGCTACACGTGGATCAAGTTTATCGAAGCTGTAGCGGGCGTGAAATTGGCGAAGAGGGAGGAGACGCCGCTCTTGTGCTCTTCCATGGAGGCCTTCGTGGAGCTTGATGCCGTGAAGGAGTTGATGACCCCACCTGAGGTGCTCCTACAGAGCAGGGGGAATCCCGGCGCGAAGACTACTGCAACATCTGACGATTGA
- the LOC135653254 gene encoding miraculin-like yields MKPTRFVLSAIFLVFSALALPASADEPVRDTDGNVLQRGVDYYIRPAVTDIGGGLTLAGRNGSCPRSVALASLPADNGLPLQFSPEDDGDDTVELSTDTNVIFSAFTTCVQSTVWKLELDEGEGRYYVVIGGVAGNPGKETLSNWFKIESYQGVYKLVFCPTVCDYCRPVCGSLGVYEQGGRQWLGIRDDTPFPFEFKRA; encoded by the coding sequence ATGAAGCCGACTCGATTCGTCCTCTCTGCTATCTTCCTTGTCTTCTCCGCCCTCGCACTTCCGGCATCTGCGGACGAGCCGGTCCGTGACACGGATGGCAACGTGCTACAGCGCGGCGTGGATTACTACATCCGGCCCGCCGTCACTGACATCGGCGGCggactaaccctagccggccggaACGGCTCCTGCCCTCGAAGTGTGGCCTTGGCGAGCTTGCCCGCCGACAACGGCCTGCCGCTGCAGTTCTCGCCCGAAGACGACGGCGACGACACCGTGGAGTTATCGACGGACACGAACGTCATCTTCTCGGCGTTCACCACATGCGTGCAATCGACGGTGTGGAAGCTGGAGCTTGACGAGGGGGAGGGGCGGTACTACGTGGTGATCGGAGGAGTTGCCGGGAACCCGGGAAAAGAGACGCTGAGCAACTGGTTCAAGATAGAGAGCTACCAAGGAGTCTATAAGCTGGTGTTTTGCCCGACGGTGTGTGATTATTGcagacctgtgtgtggatctctgGGTGTCTACGAACAAGGTGGAAGACAGTGGCTCGGTATCAGGGATGACACGCCATTCCCGTTCGAGTTCAAGAGGGCATGA